The genomic region AAACCAGAGCAAAAACGACAGCACCAAGTAAAATCGCTAACACAACACTTCTGAATATAAATCGCTTCTTTTTCTTATTGGACATACGCAGACCACTCCCTTTGGGTCATTATACGACGAAGTGCATGACCGTTTTGTAACAAATTATGAAAATTATTTAACATTTTTTTCTGCATAGGTTTTTAATTGTTTGATTTCATGAGGAGTAAGTTCCCGATAATCCCCCGGGTTCATTCCATGCAGGTTCAGAAAACCATACCTTTCCCTCTTGAGTTTTAAAACCGGGTACCCTAAGGATTCCATCATCCTCCTGATCTGCCGGTTTTTCCCCTCATGTAATGTGATTTCTAATATAGCTCTGTTTTTCTTATGATCTACGGACAAAATCCGATGCTTAATGGCTTTCAGATTTTCTCCCTTATCATTTATTCCTGATTTCAGTGGTTTTAAATCCTCTGGTGCAGGAATTCCCTCTACCTTTGCAATATAAACTTTATCCAGTTGATATCTTGGGTGCATAAGCTGCTGGGCAAAATCACCATCGTTCGTCAGAAGCAATATGCCCGAAGTATCATAGTCAAGTCTGCCTATTGGAAAAATTCGTTCTTGGATTTCAGGAAGTAAGTCTGTCACGACTTTCCGATTTCGGTCATCTTTCACACTTGAGATCACACCTCTCGGTTTATAAAGAAGAAGATAGATAGGTTCTTCCTTTTCAAGAGGGATATGATTTACTTCGATTGTATCATCAGGCTTTACTTTTGTCCCCAATTCAGTTACTGTTTTTCCGTTAACTTTAACCTTACCTTCCGTAATTAACGCTTCTGCTTTTCGTCTGGATGTATAGCCACTTTTAGCAATCGCTTTTTGAAGTCTTTCCAACTCCATATTGTCACCTGCCCTTGATGTTTAATCATTCGATACGTAACAAAAGCGTTAACCTTTGTTAACGCTTTAGAATCCAAAGATATAAGTACATATCATAATCGATGCTATTATACCAATAAGGTCAGCTAAGAGTCCAACTTTAAGCGCATCCCCCATCTTTTTTATCCCAACAGCACCAAAATAGACAGTTAGAACATAAAGTGTTGTATCTGTACTTCCCTGCATAGTGGAGGCAAGCTTTCCAATAAAAGAATCAGGTCCAAATTCCTTAATTAAATCTGTGGTAACAGCCAGTGCAGCTGTTCCGGATATAGGACGAACTGCAGCGAGAGGAACAATATCGCTGGGTATTCCCAGTATTTGCAGTAAGGGGGAAATTAATGCAACAAAACCCTCCATCGCTCCTGACGCTCGGAAGATGGATATGGCAACGATCATTCCTAACAAAAAAGGAAGAAGGGATATAGCCATGCGCACCCCTTCTTTGCCCCCTTCCACAAAAGTTTCATAGGTTGGAACCTTCTTAATTGTCCCGGCAATT from Virgibacillus sp. MSP4-1 harbors:
- a CDS encoding spore maturation protein, which codes for MSVITTISTWIIPFIILIVLIAGTIKKVPTYETFVEGGKEGVRMAISLLPFLLGMIVAISIFRASGAMEGFVALISPLLQILGIPSDIVPLAAVRPISGTAALAVTTDLIKEFGPDSFIGKLASTMQGSTDTTLYVLTVYFGAVGIKKMGDALKVGLLADLIGIIASIMICTYIFGF
- a CDS encoding pseudouridine synthase gives rise to the protein MELERLQKAIAKSGYTSRRKAEALITEGKVKVNGKTVTELGTKVKPDDTIEVNHIPLEKEEPIYLLLYKPRGVISSVKDDRNRKVVTDLLPEIQERIFPIGRLDYDTSGILLLTNDGDFAQQLMHPRYQLDKVYIAKVEGIPAPEDLKPLKSGINDKGENLKAIKHRILSVDHKKNRAILEITLHEGKNRQIRRMMESLGYPVLKLKRERYGFLNLHGMNPGDYRELTPHEIKQLKTYAEKNVK